In Rattus norvegicus strain BN/NHsdMcwi chromosome 1, GRCr8, whole genome shotgun sequence, a genomic segment contains:
- the Chrdl2 gene encoding chordin-like protein 2 isoform X2, which yields MEPQQCCPRCVDPRVPSGLRVPLKSCQLNETTYQHGEIFSAQELFPARLSNQCVLCSCIEGHTYCGLMTCPEPSCPSTLPLPDSCCQTCKDRTTESSTEENLTQLQHGERHSQDPCSDDGKRRGPSTPAPTSLSSPLGFIPRHFQAIGMGGTTIKIILKEKHKKACTHNGKTYSHGEVWHPTVLSFGPMPCILCTCMDGYQDCHRVTCPTQYPCSQPKKVAGKCCKTCPEDEADDEHSEVISTRCPKVPGQFHVYTLVSPSPDSLHRFVLEHEASDQVEMYIWRLVKGIYHLIQIKRVRKQDFQKEAQNFRLLTGTHEGYWTVFLAQTPELKVTASPDKVTRTL from the exons ATGGAGCCGCAACAGTGCTGTCCCAGGTGTGTGG ATCCTCGTGTCCCCTCCGGCCTCCGGGTTCCTCTGAAGTCGTGCCAGCTCAATGAGACCACATACCAACACGGAGAGATCTTCAGTGCCCAGGAGCTGTTCCCCGCCCGCCTGTCCAACCAGTGTGTCCTGTGTAGCTGTATT GAGGGCCACACTTACTGCGGTCTCATGACCTGCCCTGAACCCAGCTGCCCCAGCACACTCCCTCTGCCTGATTCCTGCTGTCAGACATGCAAAG ACAGGACAACGGAGAGTTCCACTGAAGAAAACTTGACACAGTTGCAGCACGGAGAG AGACATTCCCAGGATCCATGTTCAGATGATGGAAAGAGGAGAGGCCCCAGTACGCCAGCCCCTACCAGCCTCAGCTCCCCTCTGGGCTTCATCCCTCGCCACTTCCAGGCAATAGGGATGGGCGGCACTACTATCAAGATTATCTTGAAGGAGAAACATAAGAAAG CTTGCACACACAATGGGAAGACATACTCCCATGGGGAGGTGTGGCACCCTACTGTGCTCTCCTTCGGCCCCATGCCCTGCATCCTGTGCACTTGTATGGATGGCTACCAAGACTGCCACCGTGTGACCTGCCCCACCCAATATCCCTGCAGTCAACCCAAGAAAGTGGCTGGGAAGTGCTGCAAGACCTGCCCAG AGGATGAGGCGGATGACGAGCACAGTGAGGTCATTTCCACCCGGTGTCCCAAGGTACCAGGCCAGttccatgtgtacacattggtATCTCCAAGCCCAGACAGCCTACACCGCTTTGTCCTGGAACACGAAGCCTCTGACCAGGTAGAGATGTACATCTGGAGGCTGGTGAAAG GAATCTACCACTTGATTCAGATCAAGAGAGTCAGGAAGCAAGATTTCCAGAAAGAGGCTCAGAACTTCCGGCTGCTCACCGGCACCCATGAAG GTTACTGGACCGTCTTCCTAGCCCAGACTCCAGAGTTGAAAGTTACAGCCAGCCCAGACAAAGTGACCAGGACATTATAG
- the Chrdl2 gene encoding chordin-like protein 2 precursor: MVPRVRIIPSLLGLVMFWLPLDSQARARPGKVCLFGEKIYTPGQSWHPYLEPQGTIYCVRCTCSENGHVNCYRLRCPPLHCSQPVMEPQQCCPRCVDPRVPSGLRVPLKSCQLNETTYQHGEIFSAQELFPARLSNQCVLCSCIEGHTYCGLMTCPEPSCPSTLPLPDSCCQTCKDRTTESSTEENLTQLQHGERHSQDPCSDDGKRRGPSTPAPTSLSSPLGFIPRHFQAIGMGGTTIKIILKEKHKKACTHNGKTYSHGEVWHPTVLSFGPMPCILCTCMDGYQDCHRVTCPTQYPCSQPKKVAGKCCKTCPEDEADDEHSEVISTRCPKVPGQFHVYTLVSPSPDSLHRFVLEHEASDQVEMYIWRLVKGIYHLIQIKRVRKQDFQKEAQNFRLLTGTHEGYWTVFLAQTPELKVTASPDKVTRTL; this comes from the exons ATGGTTCCCAGGGTGAGGATCATCCCCTCTTTGCTGGGACTCGTGATGTTCTGGCTCCCGTTGGACTCGCAAGCCCGAGCCC GCCCAGGCAAGGTCTGCCTTTTCGGTGAAAAGATATATACCCCTGGCCAGAGCTGGCACCCGTACTTGGAACCTCAAGGCACGATATACTGTGTGCGCTGTACCTGCTCTGAG aatGGCCACGTGAATTGTTACCGCCTCCGATGCCCACCCCTCCACTGCTCACAGCCTGTGATGGAGCCGCAACAGTGCTGTCCCAGGTGTGTGG ATCCTCGTGTCCCCTCCGGCCTCCGGGTTCCTCTGAAGTCGTGCCAGCTCAATGAGACCACATACCAACACGGAGAGATCTTCAGTGCCCAGGAGCTGTTCCCCGCCCGCCTGTCCAACCAGTGTGTCCTGTGTAGCTGTATT GAGGGCCACACTTACTGCGGTCTCATGACCTGCCCTGAACCCAGCTGCCCCAGCACACTCCCTCTGCCTGATTCCTGCTGTCAGACATGCAAAG ACAGGACAACGGAGAGTTCCACTGAAGAAAACTTGACACAGTTGCAGCACGGAGAG AGACATTCCCAGGATCCATGTTCAGATGATGGAAAGAGGAGAGGCCCCAGTACGCCAGCCCCTACCAGCCTCAGCTCCCCTCTGGGCTTCATCCCTCGCCACTTCCAGGCAATAGGGATGGGCGGCACTACTATCAAGATTATCTTGAAGGAGAAACATAAGAAAG CTTGCACACACAATGGGAAGACATACTCCCATGGGGAGGTGTGGCACCCTACTGTGCTCTCCTTCGGCCCCATGCCCTGCATCCTGTGCACTTGTATGGATGGCTACCAAGACTGCCACCGTGTGACCTGCCCCACCCAATATCCCTGCAGTCAACCCAAGAAAGTGGCTGGGAAGTGCTGCAAGACCTGCCCAG AGGATGAGGCGGATGACGAGCACAGTGAGGTCATTTCCACCCGGTGTCCCAAGGTACCAGGCCAGttccatgtgtacacattggtATCTCCAAGCCCAGACAGCCTACACCGCTTTGTCCTGGAACACGAAGCCTCTGACCAGGTAGAGATGTACATCTGGAGGCTGGTGAAAG GAATCTACCACTTGATTCAGATCAAGAGAGTCAGGAAGCAAGATTTCCAGAAAGAGGCTCAGAACTTCCGGCTGCTCACCGGCACCCATGAAG GTTACTGGACCGTCTTCCTAGCCCAGACTCCAGAGTTGAAAGTTACAGCCAGCCCAGACAAAGTGACCAGGACATTATAG
- the Chrdl2 gene encoding chordin-like protein 2 isoform X1, protein MSRLSEICLVDRNGHVNCYRLRCPPLHCSQPVMEPQQCCPRCVDPRVPSGLRVPLKSCQLNETTYQHGEIFSAQELFPARLSNQCVLCSCIEGHTYCGLMTCPEPSCPSTLPLPDSCCQTCKDRTTESSTEENLTQLQHGERHSQDPCSDDGKRRGPSTPAPTSLSSPLGFIPRHFQAIGMGGTTIKIILKEKHKKACTHNGKTYSHGEVWHPTVLSFGPMPCILCTCMDGYQDCHRVTCPTQYPCSQPKKVAGKCCKTCPEDEADDEHSEVISTRCPKVPGQFHVYTLVSPSPDSLHRFVLEHEASDQVEMYIWRLVKGIYHLIQIKRVRKQDFQKEAQNFRLLTGTHEGYWTVFLAQTPELKVTASPDKVTRTL, encoded by the exons ATGAGTAGGCTAAGTGAGATCTGCTTAGTAGACAGG aatGGCCACGTGAATTGTTACCGCCTCCGATGCCCACCCCTCCACTGCTCACAGCCTGTGATGGAGCCGCAACAGTGCTGTCCCAGGTGTGTGG ATCCTCGTGTCCCCTCCGGCCTCCGGGTTCCTCTGAAGTCGTGCCAGCTCAATGAGACCACATACCAACACGGAGAGATCTTCAGTGCCCAGGAGCTGTTCCCCGCCCGCCTGTCCAACCAGTGTGTCCTGTGTAGCTGTATT GAGGGCCACACTTACTGCGGTCTCATGACCTGCCCTGAACCCAGCTGCCCCAGCACACTCCCTCTGCCTGATTCCTGCTGTCAGACATGCAAAG ACAGGACAACGGAGAGTTCCACTGAAGAAAACTTGACACAGTTGCAGCACGGAGAG AGACATTCCCAGGATCCATGTTCAGATGATGGAAAGAGGAGAGGCCCCAGTACGCCAGCCCCTACCAGCCTCAGCTCCCCTCTGGGCTTCATCCCTCGCCACTTCCAGGCAATAGGGATGGGCGGCACTACTATCAAGATTATCTTGAAGGAGAAACATAAGAAAG CTTGCACACACAATGGGAAGACATACTCCCATGGGGAGGTGTGGCACCCTACTGTGCTCTCCTTCGGCCCCATGCCCTGCATCCTGTGCACTTGTATGGATGGCTACCAAGACTGCCACCGTGTGACCTGCCCCACCCAATATCCCTGCAGTCAACCCAAGAAAGTGGCTGGGAAGTGCTGCAAGACCTGCCCAG AGGATGAGGCGGATGACGAGCACAGTGAGGTCATTTCCACCCGGTGTCCCAAGGTACCAGGCCAGttccatgtgtacacattggtATCTCCAAGCCCAGACAGCCTACACCGCTTTGTCCTGGAACACGAAGCCTCTGACCAGGTAGAGATGTACATCTGGAGGCTGGTGAAAG GAATCTACCACTTGATTCAGATCAAGAGAGTCAGGAAGCAAGATTTCCAGAAAGAGGCTCAGAACTTCCGGCTGCTCACCGGCACCCATGAAG GTTACTGGACCGTCTTCCTAGCCCAGACTCCAGAGTTGAAAGTTACAGCCAGCCCAGACAAAGTGACCAGGACATTATAG